The genome window ATGTAAtgctctcgtcgccgcctcaATCAGCACTGCTGATGCGTGCGCATATTCGCCTTGACATTTCCCATCCCCTATAAAACGCCGACACCCTCTCGAGTTGTAGAGCTTGCTCGAAGTTCCTGCTATACGTTCTGACGACCTCCAAGAGCAAACATGCCCTCTGAAAATAGTAAAGCCGGAGCCTTGCACGGCCATGTTCTGTTCTCGCGTACACGCTGTTTTCATTGTTCAGAACTACAAACCCTTCCCCGAGCGCCCCCTTCATAAATCCCACTCCGCTGAAACAAGCTGGCGGAACCCTCCTGGCTCAGTCGGCCTGATGCCAGACGAGTCAAAAATCTATGCATCAAGTACAAACTATATGCTCTCCGGCAGCACTGCGCTGTGTAGTCTAGAAGCGAAGATAACAAATCTCTAGCagagctggggtcagccgACTTGCTCGCGGCCACTCGACTCACGGAATCCCAACATCAGGCCGGCCCAGAAAATAATGTTGCCGAGAGTGCGGTTGCGCTTGACCGCAGGTAGGCGACCGATCATAATCATGGGAAGCTGTATcatctggtgtgagcgcgACGGTCAGCTTAGCCTGGGCGCTGTTTGCGCCGGACTCACCTGCATGAGGAAGAGGTACGGCCTGATCTTCTTGCTGACGACGGCCATGACGAGCTCGTGACACAGCgccgagaggaggaaggtgaagAACGTCGCGCTCCAGCGACCGAGGCGGAGACCTGAGCGACTGGACGCGTAGACGTGGcgaaggaggaaggtgtgtACAGGCTTGTTCCACTTGCGCGAGAATTCGTCCCACGACGTAGAGTTCCACCAGTCCTGGTAGAACTCGCGGTCGGCAAAGTACGAGATCTCGGCGAACCCCGTGCACACGCACTCGAAGATGATGTAAAAGATGAGGAGGAAATTAACGATCATCGGGATCGCAAGCTGGGCGAAGGTCTGGATGAGGTTGTCCCCCGGCTTTGGGCTGTATGGCATGATGTAGTGTTCTGTGACGGTGTAGATAAGGCTGAAGGTGCCGAACGTCGCAAACaccttctcgaggatgaagagCGGGCGCCTGGTGCTTGTGCGCGGATACTCAAGCTGATACACGAGCGTGGGAAAGAACATGAACTCGATAAAGTGCTTGTAGGTGACGTTCTGGGGCCAGACGAGGCCACGTTCGCCGTTCGAACacagctcgtcgctcaTGGCATCGATATTGCGCGCCAGGAGGGCGATTTTCGGGTCCGAACTCCACGCGAGGAGTGTCGGCGCGCGCTTCGCGTGCGGGCTGGTGGTATGTGCGGGTTCGAGCGAAGTACCGCGCGGCAGGCCAGACTGGGGCGCGGGGAGCGCATCCGTCGCAGGCTTCGATGAGCGTATCCGGCGGCGCACCTCGCCattcttcttcttcgcaTTACCGTtcaggccgaggcgcgcagAGGTCTCCGATAAGACTGCCCCGTTGTCATTCGGGACTCTGATTTGAGGCGGTGTAGGCGTTGGGGCGGGCGTCGCGGGCTCGCTGATGCGTGGCGCAgacgcctcgcgcgcctcgagctcgcctttgcgctcggccgcctccgcgagcgcggcctcgTGGCCTCCAGGCAACGAGTTGAGGTATTCGTGTAACgtgcgcttctcctcgatgAGGCGTGCGTTCACGTTGGCGAGCATGCCGTTGTGCGACATGTACGAGTGCATCTTCATCATGCTCGACAGGGCGTCTGCGGTCGGTTAGCCTTAGGCGTGGTTAACCAACTCAcgaaggacgaggaagccTGCTTGAACCCAGTACCAATTTCGCGCATAGCCCCaggcgatggcgacgccTAGAAAGGTCGTCTGGAACACATGCTGGAAGATGAGAGCTGTCCAGTTGTACTTGAAGTAACCCTTCTGGAGACACTTGACGAACGGCACACAGAGGAGCATGGACGTGACCATAATGAAGTCGGCGAATGCGAGCGCGACACCATCCGCCGTGATGAGTTGCGCAAAGTTTGGCGAGAGGAGAGTGCGGTTGGTCTCCCATGACTCGATGCATGTGCGCAGGAAGAGGAGTGCAAGGGCTGGCGGCCGAAAGTGCACGACATGGAACATTGAGAACGCCGGCGAAGGAGATGCAGGACAaagaggagggcgtcgagaTGGGAAATGAGGAGGAACGACGCGTTGACGGGACGCGCGATTGGTGAGGGTCAGCTCTGTCGCCACCGCACGTCTCACGCCAACTCACCTATCCAGAAGAGGGTGAAGAAGCCGCGGAACTGGTCAGACTGGGACTTGTTGTTCTCGCGGTCAAACGACGAGTAGCGCGGCTTAAACTGGAGCAGggccttgatctccttgCCCGCGGAAACGTAAggacggacgaggacagTACCACTTGGCGTCGCAATAACGGCGTCCTCGCATGGTGCGCTAGACAGTACGGCGCCCATGTTGGTGGAAAGGGAAAGGTGAGAGGATGATCGGGGAGAGTCTTGtttgtcgagctcctctTGAAGCTGAGCGtcaaggttgaggttgaagtctgcgtcgtcgtgctcgagtTGGACTTGCTTAGAGAGGGGATGGGATCCCAAGTTAGAAAGTGAAGAGGATGGCCGTGTAAGGAGCGAGTGTGGGGTAGACGCGCCGTCtggggtcgaggagagGTGATTCCGAGGCAAAGAATGTTGGGATATTTGAGATGGATGCGGAGAGGGGTCTAATGAGGACAATGTGACGGGTGATGGGTTATCAAGGTGGAGATCTGCTGTTGATGTTGGTGGGGTTGGAATAGTGGTTTGCGTCGCCCCGGTCCCGGGCTCGGACGCGCGGGCCAGTTTGGAAgcactggtgtcagtgCCATGGCAGAGGACTTGCTGCTCGGTCATGACGCAGACGCGCTTGGACAGGGACAGGGATGACcggcggccgaggttgtAGAGTTGAGGTGGTGTAGGAGGGTTACTCACCGAGTAGCGACCATGGTGGCAAGCGAttgttgggtggcgagttGAGAGATGTGACGTGGCTTGTGGCTTGTTCGGTTTTACTCTTGAATTGGCAGTGGCAAACAGTCATGTTCCAACCTTTGATATAAAGGTACACGCCTACAAGGTACGACTAAACAAGTGACCCATGTATATGACACAGTTGTCGAGGTACCTCCGTTAACCCATGTGCCAAAGAATACGTCACTACTCGGCAG of Cutaneotrichosporon cavernicola HIS019 DNA, chromosome: 4 contains these proteins:
- the ARE2 gene encoding uncharacterized protein (Membrane bound O-acyl transferase family), translated to MVATRASKLARASEPGTGATQTTIPTPPTSTADLHLDNPSPVTLSSLDPSPHPSQISQHSLPRNHLSSTPDGASTPHSLLTRPSSSLSNLGSHPLSKQVQLEHDDADFNLNLDAQLQEELDKQDSPRSSSHLSLSTNMGAVLSSAPCEDAVIATPSGTVLVRPYVSAGKEIKALLQFKPRYSSFDRENNKSQSDQFRGFFTLFWIALALLFLRTCIESWETNRTLLSPNFAQLITADGVALAFADFIMVTSMLLCVPFVKCLQKGYFKYNWTALIFQHVFQTTFLGVAIAWGYARNWYWVQAGFLVLHALSSMMKMHSYMSHNGMLANVNARLIEEKRTLHEYLNSLPGGHEAALAEAAERKGELEAREASAPRISEPATPAPTPTPPQIRVPNDNGAVLSETSARLGLNGNAKKKNGEVRRRIRSSKPATDALPAPQSGLPRGTSLEPAHTTSPHAKRAPTLLAWSSDPKIALLARNIDAMSDELCSNGERGLVWPQNVTYKHFIEFMFFPTLVYQLEYPRTSTRRPLFILEKVFATFGTFSLIYTVTEHYIMPYSPKPGDNLIQTFAQLAIPMIVNFLLIFYIIFECVCTGFAEISYFADREFYQDWWNSTSWDEFSRKWNKPVHTFLLRHVYASSRSGLRLGRWSATFFTFLLSALCHELVMAVVSKKIRPYLFLMQMIQLPMIMIGRLPAVKRNRTLGNIIFWAGLMLGFPLLEICYLRF